The proteins below come from a single Tachypleus tridentatus isolate NWPU-2018 chromosome 13, ASM421037v1, whole genome shotgun sequence genomic window:
- the LOC143238851 gene encoding transcription factor Jun-like yields MAGLVMEATFYDEALSRQKSEMRMLKRNMTLDLNNVKQNSRQKFDPLLTSPDLKMLKLSTPELERFITQHGGVNSTPTPSQFYSKTGNEEQEYAKGFLEVLNSLHQCTAPSAGNVIPQPVSTDTLSLSSVTTETNSTCTLLSCQPPAVAQSNVTLSASDSMHPLALHPSQYSTTNGHYTAGSNVGYPEYQTATTTVTTSRSCFRGLVKDEPQTVPTIGQSPSPISPVDMQDQERIKLERKRYRNRIAASKCRQRKLERIAKLENKVSFMKGENGKLSVVVNKLREQVASLKQQVVEHVNSGCQIMNTDMIAF; encoded by the coding sequence ATGGCAGGTCTGGTAATGGAGGCGACCTTTTATGACGAAGCACTCTCTCGCCAAAAATCAGAGATGCGAATGTTGAAAAGAAATATGACACTGGACCTtaacaatgttaaacaaaattCTCGTCAGAAATTTGATCCTCTTCTCACTTCGCCCGACTTGAAAATGTTGAAGTTAAGTACACCAGAACTAGAACGTTTTATCACACAACATGGAGGAGTGAATTCAACTCCTACACCATCTCAGTTTTATTCAAAAACTGGTAATGAAGAACAAGAATATGCTAAAGGATTTCTGGAAGTACTGAACAGTTTGCACCAGTGCACAGCACCTAGTGCAGGTAACGTCATTCCCCAGCCAGTATCCACCGATACGCTTTCCCTTTCGTCTGTTACGACAGAAACCAACAGCACGTGCACCCTCTTATCTTGCCAACCTCCAGCGGTTGCTCAATCCAATGTTACTCTGTCAGCCTCCGACAGTATGCACCCATTAGCCTTACACCCCTCCCAGTATTCTACAACGAATGGACATTACACAGCTGGCTCGAACGTAGGGTACCCGGAATACCAGACGGCAACAACGACCGTAACTACAAGCAGGAGCTGCTTTCGAGGTTTAGTGAAGGATGAACCTCAGACAGTGCCAACCATCGGGCAGTCTCCGTCGCCGATATCGCCTGTCGACATGCAGGACCAAGAAAGAATCAAACTGGAAAGAAAAAGATATCGTAACCGTATTGCAGCTAGTAAATGCCGTCAACGTAAACTCGAGCGAATAGCTAAACTGGAAAATAAAGTTTCGTTTATGAAAGGTGAGAACGGCAAACTAAGCGTAGTGGTAAACAAACTCCGAGAACAGGTTGCTTCTTTGAAACAGCAAGTAGTGGAACACGTTAACAGCGGGTGTCAAATTATGAATACTGATATGATTGCTttctaa